Below is a window of Pyrobaculum aerophilum str. IM2 DNA.
AGAACAGAGGTTACCACCCTAGGAGATCCCGTGAAAGAGACCGTGGCAACGCTCGCCTCTATTGTAGTTATATTCAGTGTACTAATATATTTGATGATAAAGCTGAGATAACATGGCCCAAGAGAGGTGCCCCGTATACACTGTTAGCGTCGTCTCAAGGCAGGAGTACAACGTTGTTATTGTGCTTAAGCTACGCGCCGAATCTGCAAAAATACCCGTATACTCCATAGTCGTGCCGCCGGAGTCTTTCGGAGTGATGTACATTGAAGGCGAATCCCTCCCGGCAGTAAACCGCGCTGTCTACGGCGTTAAACACGTAAAGGGCGTCATGAGGGGAATTACAAACGTCGAAGAAGTGATGAGGATCCTCAGACCGACAAAGCCCGTTGTGGAAATAGACGTAAACGACGAAGTAGAGATCGTCGCAGACGTCTTAAAGGGGAGCAGGGCTAGGGTCACCTACGTAGACAAAGAGAAGGGGATTGTGAGAGTAGAACTACTTGACAGCGCCTTTCCCATGCCGCTCGACCTAAAAATCAGCGAGGTGAAACTCGTTAAAAAGAGCTCTCAATAGGGTAAAACTTTTATACAAACCTCTTTACTGAGGCGATGTCTAAGCGCGTTGTAACTGTGCCTTTACAGGGAGGCAAAGTCGCAGTAAACCCCCAGTTCCAAGACGCGTTGAAGCAAATAGGCCTTGATCCAAACGCCGTTGTTCAAAGAGTGCAGGAGGAGCTCAAGAAAGTGGGCAAGTACCCTGTACAGAAGGTTGAGGTTGAAGTGGTCAGCCCCTCTAAGTATGAGGTAAAAATTTACTTGCCCCCCATTGGGGATTTGCTTTTAAAGCTCTTCGGCAAGGACACGGGGGCTCACGACGCGAGAAATGAGGTAATTGGGAATCTCTCCTTTGCACAGTTAGTGGAGATTGCGCTGTTGAAAAAAGACGAGCTGAAGTCCAAGACTCTAAAATCGGCTGTAAAGCAACTTTTAAGCACGTGTAAGGCCATGGGCGTGACCGTAGATGGAAGAAAGGCGGAGGAGGTTTTGAGAGACGTGGACGGCGGGAAATATGACGAAATTATAAATAAGTTTGAAAAACAGTGGCAACAATGAGCGCCGTAATTAACAAAGAAACGCTCCAAGCGAAAATAGCGGAGGCGTTAAAGGCGGGGAAGCCTAGGCGTTTTAAACAAAGCGTTGAGTTAATAGTAGTCTTAAAGGGAGTTGATCTGAGCAAGCCCGAGAACCGTATAAATCTCTTGGTGGAGCTTCCGCACCCGCCGAAGCCTAACAAAATCGCGGCTTTTGCCCACGGCGCGTTTGAGGTAAGCGCAAAAAACGCCGGGGTAGACAGCATAATAACAAGAGATCAAGTTGAGGGCTTGTCTGGCAACAAGAGGGCGATTAGAAAGCTGGCGAAGCAGTACGACTTCTTTATAGCGCCGCCGGATTTAATGCCTCTGCTCGGCAGAGTCGTAGGCCCCATTTTCGGGCCAAGGGGCAAGATGCCCGAGGTGGTCCCCCCAAATGTCGATGTTAAATCTGTGGTGGAGAGGCTGAGAAAGGCGGTGAGGGTCAGATTCAGGAATGAGCCAGTGGTGAAGGTTAGAATAGGCTCTGAGGGGCAGAGCCCGAAGGAAATTTTAGAAAACGCGCTAGTAGTGCTGGAGGAGGTGAACCGCAAGTTCCCCCTCAGGCAGTACTTAAAAGACTTGTATTTTAAAAAGACAATGGGGCCCCCAGTTAAGGTTCGGGCTGTGGAGGCGCTGGTGAAATAGACCGCCTTAATTATTTAAATAGGTTTTATACTCAACGTCTTGATGCTTGCCATAGGCAAGAGGAGGTATGTAAGAACAAGGCAGTACCCGGCGAGAAAAGTTAAGATTGTCAGCGAAGCGACGGAGTTGTTACAGAAGTATCCCTACGTCTTCCTCTTCGACCTCCACGGCCTGTCCTCCAGAATTCTCCACGAGTATAGGTACAGGCTAAGGCGTTATGGCGTTATTAAAATTATCAAGCCCACTCTCTTTAAAATAGCGTTTACAAAAGTATATGGAGGAATCCCCGCGGAAATCGCCGAGAAGGTGAGGGGGGAGGTGGGGTTCTTTTTCACGTCGTTTAACCCCGCTGAGGTGATTAAAATTGTGGCTGAGAACAGCGTGAGGAGGGCGGCTCAGCCCGGCGACAAGGCGCCCTTTGATATAGTAGTGCCCGCCGGCCCTACAAACGCCTCTCCGGGCCCGATTATATCTAAATTCGGCAAGCTTAAGATACCGACTAGAGTGCAAGAGGGAAAGATTTGGATAGCTAAAGACACTGTTGTGGCCAAGGCGGGGCAGGAAATTACGCCGGAAATGGCGGAGGTCTTGAGAGTTGTCGGCATTGAGCCCATATTTGAACAGCTGAGGCTCCTTGGCGTTATCTGGAGGGGCCAGAGATTTGTCGACATCTCTGAGCTGATAATAGATGTGAACAAATATAAAGAGTTATTTGAAACGGCTTCTGTATATGCGAGGAACTTGGCGTTGAACATCGTCTATCCAACTAGAGAGGTGTTACAAGCGGTAATACCGGCTGCCCACATGAGGGCAGTCGCGCTGGCGGCTAAACTCGGCGTAGTAACTAGGGAGACTCTACCTGCGTTGTTAAGCAGGGCTGTGGCTGAGGCAAACGCGTTGGCCGCCGTAGTGGCGGCGAAGGCCCCCGACCTGGGCATTTCCGTCTCCCTCCCGCAGACAGCCGCGCCACAACAAACGCCCCAGCCAACTGAGGCGCCAAAAGAGGAGGCCCAGGAGGAGAAGAAGGAGGGGCCCAGCGAGGAGGAGATCGCAGGCTCCCTGGCCTCGCTCTTTTAATTACAGCGCCCTCTCATGGTTAAAATTTTCGTCCCAGCGGCGGTAAAACTTTTCGGCGAGCACGCAGTGGTATACGGCAAGCCCGCCATATCAGCGGCTATAAACAAGGGCGTATATGTTGAGTGCGAGAAAAGCGACAAATTATCAATTGAGACCGCGGGTTATCCCTCAGCGCTGAGGTTCTACCCAGGGGAGGGGCGCGTAGAGGCAGTAGGGGCGGAGAGGTTTTTTGCGTATATCAACGCCGCCTTAAGGCTCGCCGAGGAGAAGTGGGGCGGCTTGGCGGCGAGGTTTTATATAAAAAGCGAATTGCCACCAGGCGCGGGGGCAGCTACTTCGGCTGCAGTTTCCATAGGGCTGTTGAAGGCCTACGCCTTATGCGCGGGAGGGGATGTGGAGGGGATTGAGCTGGCGAAGATGGGCCACCGGGTGGAGCTTGAGGTCCAGGGGATAGCGTCTCCCATGGACTCAACTACCGTCACTCTTGGCGGGGTGTTAAAAATTAAGACAAACCCATTTAGCGTTGACAAGCTAAACGCGAATCTGCCGCCCTTTTACATCGCGTTTCTCCCACGTTTTGAGACCACGGGCGAGATCGTCCGGGGAGTTAAAGCGCTGTTAGAGAGGAGGCGCTCAGCGGCGTTTGTAATAGAGGCTATTGGGCGCGTGGTGGAGGAGGCTGAGCAGTGTCTTTTAAACAGAGATTTAGAATGCGTCGGCGAGTTAATGGGAATTAACAACTGGCTGTTAGGCGCGTTGGGCGTTGTGGACGAGAGGGCAATTAACTTGCTCAACGCGGCGAGGCCTTTTATATACGGGGGGAAAATCAGCGGGGCCGGCCGGGGCGGCGCTGTGATATTATTGCCGAGGTCAGAAGACGCCTTGGAGAGAGTCCTCTCCGCCTCGGGCTACGTTTACCACAAGGTCACTATCTACGAGGGGGGCGTAACCGTATTATGACAGAGCTCATAGGCCTTTTGGGGCTTTTTCTAATCGTGGCGGCTTGGGCAGTGAACATCGCCAGAAGAAGCCCCCCGCCTCCAATTGACTTAACGCTTTTGTACTTCCTCGGGAGTATTGCGCTGACAGTATACGCAGTTTTGTTAAAGGATATTGTATTCACTGTGCTTAACGCCGTGTCGAGCGCACTGTCATTTATAAATTTAATCAGAGCGTATCTTAAAAAATGACCTTTAGGAACCGACATGGCCCAGAGACCTAAGATAGGGCAGAGGGCTTACCACCTCCTCCTGGCCCAAGGGGAGATCCCGCGCTACGTGCTTCTGCCTGGAGACCCGGGGAGAGTTCCGCTAATAGCGAAACACTGGGACGAGGCCAGAGAGGTGGCCCGGAATAGGGAGTTTGTTACTTACGTGGGGAGGTATAAAGGCGTGTCCATCGGCGCTACGTCTACAGGCATAGGCTCGGGGTCTACTGCAATAGCCGTTGAGGAGCTTTTATACGCAGGCGCCGACACTTTTATAAGAGTGGGGACTACAGGGGCTTTGTGGCGGCATATTAAACTAGGCGATTTAATTATCGGCGCGGCTGCTGTGAGGTGGGACGGCGCCTCTAGGTGGTACGCCCCGCCTGAGTACCCGGCAGTGGCCCACTGGGTGGTGGTAAACGCCCTTGTGAAAGCCGCCGAGTCTCTCGGCGTTAGACACCACGTCGGGATAGTGGCCTCCACAGACTCTTTTTACGTGGGGCAGGAGAGGCCGGGACACGGCGGATTCCTCCCTCCGTGGGCCAAGGGGCTGATAGAGGCGCTAAGAGGGCTTATGGTGCTTTCATTCGAAATGGAGTCCGCAACGATTTTCACCTTGGCATCAATATACGGCGCTAGAGCCGGCGGCGTATACGCGGTTATAGCCAACCGCGAAACTGACGAATTCGCGCCTGAGGTTGGTGTGGAGGAGGCAATAAAGGTAGCAAACGAGGCGGTGAAAATCCTGGCAGAGTATGATAGTAAAGCTGATTTACATACGTGACGTGGCCATTATAAAACTGGGGCTGGACCCCTGCGCTGACGTATTTACCTTCAAAATCTCTGGGAGGGAGATTGTGATTTGCGGCAAGACGCTGATCCTGTCTGATAGCCTTGAGAAATTTAAAAAGGGTCTCCTCATATTAGGGACCACGCCGTATTTCGTCGAATGTGAAAATGGCGAGTGTATAGCGGCGAGAGCTCAAATATAAAAGTGGGGATTATCGCCACGTTATGGAGCTGATCGTCGCCATTTACAACATTAGCTCCGTGCCAAAAATGTTGGAAATAGCTAAAATAACATACGGCTTCGGCGTACGGCGCCTCGCGCTTATAAAAGTCTTCGGAGCCGCGGCGCAACAGATAGGAGATCTCTTTAAGCTGGCTTTTAAAATGGGGGGCGAGGTTTTAGTTTTCAACGACATTAACGACGCCGTTGATGTATTGAGACCTGACGTTATATTCGCCTTGGGCAAGCCGGAAAAAGACGCCAGGCCTATTGAAAAAGTAGAGGGCCGCGTGATGATATTAGTACACGGGGCGGACCTGGCCTTCTCCCCCCGGGAGTTGCCCCAAAACGCCGTAATGAGCTACGCCGTGAAAAAAGACGTGGGCTCTACTGGGCATTTGGCAATAGCTCTTTACAAACTTCTTGAAAGTTAAAGCACAGCGAAAGTCCCAATAATAATGCGACTGCCACGCAGGAATTTTGCAACATTCCTCAGAGTATTGTATAGAGATAAGGCGGCTGAGTAGCTAGTAGTCCCCTTGGCGTAATTCTCTGCCTTTATGTAGACCCTGCCCCATTTGTGTACTATCTCTACTTCGTGTATAATCCGATCCTCCGGCGCGTCTCCTCTCAACTCCACCTCCACCCTCTCTGCCCCAGCGAGTTTATACGTCATCGATAAGTTAAGGCTCTGCGGGTACTTCCAGTACAGCTCCTCCGCCTCTCCGCTCTCCGCTACTCTAAACGCCGCCTTGTGGACCACATGCTTAACGGCTCCTCTAGTCGAGGCAACGATATCAACTCCTCCCGCGGCGCCCGATATGGCGAATACATACCCCCTTCCGCACTTTGGCAATTTAGACAACGCGCCCACGGAGGCCACTATTAAGTGTCTGCCCGCCTCGAGTATTTTACAGCCGTATTCTAACACCGCTTGGGCGCTGGCGGCCTCCACAATCACCTCAGAGAGGGCAATTAGCTCGTCTATTGTGCTGACGCAACGTATTCCGCGGCTTTTCTCGGCCTCTATACACTTCTCCTTGTCCGTGTCGTATACGGCGACAAATTCCAGATCTCTGTCGTCGCGCACCAGCTCCACAAGCGCTTTGCCCAGCCTGCCATATCCAATAAGCCCCACTTTGACTTTATCGTCGTAAACCTCAAGCGACATGTCTAAAGCTGGAGCGCTGTGTGTAAGCCTCCCCACTGAAATTACATCCACATAAGGCGCGTAGAGGTGTATGTTGTCCTCTGTGATATTGCCAGACGCCTCTAAAATAACCCTCCCCCTCAGCCCCCTTTCGGCCAATAGCTTTGCCGCCCTCTCCACCTCTTCCGGCGTCATATTGTCAAGCATAATTATGTCAAAGCCCATTTCCGCGGCTCTCACCGCGTCTTCAGCTGTATTTACCTCCACTTCAGCCTTGTGGACAAAGGGCCTTTTTGACGACGCCATATGCTCAAGCGGTATAAACTTTCTGTGATTGTCTTTAAACAACGTGCTGTCGCTGAGGGAAAAACGATGCGGATCCCCGCCGCCAATCCACACGGCCTTTTTCTCAATATACCTAAGAAAAGGCAACGTCTTCCTCGTCGCCGCCACTATTACCCGCGGGTTTGCCGACTTAGCCTTGGCGACAAGCTTCCGCGTGTATGTGGCTATGCCGGAAGCGTGCATAAGCAAATTTAAAAGCACGCGCTCTACTTTCAAAGCCTCAGAGGCCTCTCCCCTAAAGCACAGAATCTTAACACCGGGCTTAATCTCCGCGCCTTCAGGCAGGCGCAGAGTGATTTGAAATCCCAACAGCTTCAAAAACTCCGCGGCCTCATCCACCCCAGCCGCAACTCCCTCTGCCTTGGCCACTACACACGCCTCTATTGTTTTCCCCGGCAACGCGGCAGAGGCCCAGTCTATAAACGGCAGATCTTTGCGCAACTCGTCGAGGAGCTCGAATGCAAATAGCCTGGCCTCGATCATGCAAATTCAAACATCCTCTCAATGGCCAGCCGCGCCTTCTTTGCAATATCCTCGGGGACAACTACTCTATAAATCTCCTCTTTAAGAGAGCGGTGCACTTTGTCTAAAGTTATCAACTTCATATACTCGCATATGGCGTCTTCGGCCGCGGGTATATATTCCTTGCCCGGCGCCTCCCTCTCAAGCCGGTCTATTATGCCGACTTCTGTCGCTATTATGAACCTCCTTGCGGGCGACTGCTTTACGTACTTGACCATGCCCTCTGTGGAGAGGAATTTTGGGGAGAGCCCCATTTTGGGCAGTTCTAGTAGACACGCAGTTCCGCACCCGCACTCCGGGTGTATTAACACCTCGGCGTCTCTGTACAATTTAATTTTCGCCGTAATTTTAGGAGAGGTGATCTTGGCGTGTACGTGACACTCGCCGTCCCAAATGTCTATTTCTCTGCCCGTCTTTGCCTTTATATAAAGGCCGAGGTATTTGTCCGGCAAGAAGAGCACCGGCCTATCGCTGGGTATTGCCTCTATTATTTTCAAACAATTGGCTGAGGTGCAGACGTAATCGGACACCGCCTTTACCTCTGCATATGTGTTTATGTACGCGACTACAACGCCGTTGGGATGCCTTCTTCTCCACTCCAACACGTCAGCCGCAGAGACGGAAGACGCCAGGCTACACCCGGCGCCGGGGTCTGGGATTAACACTTTTTTATCCGGGTTTAAAATGGCGGCTGTCTCCGCCATGAAATACACGCCGGCGAAAACTATAATGTCTGCTTTAGTCCGAGCGGCTTCCATGGACAAATTAAGAGAGTCGCCGATAAAGTCGGCCACATCCTTCACCTCGGGCAGTTGATAATTGTGCGCGAGTATTAC
It encodes the following:
- a CDS encoding transcription elongation factor Spt5, translated to MAQERCPVYTVSVVSRQEYNVVIVLKLRAESAKIPVYSIVVPPESFGVMYIEGESLPAVNRAVYGVKHVKGVMRGITNVEEVMRILRPTKPVVEIDVNDEVEIVADVLKGSRARVTYVDKEKGIVRVELLDSAFPMPLDLKISEVKLVKKSSQ
- a CDS encoding 50S ribosomal protein L11, coding for MSKRVVTVPLQGGKVAVNPQFQDALKQIGLDPNAVVQRVQEELKKVGKYPVQKVEVEVVSPSKYEVKIYLPPIGDLLLKLFGKDTGAHDARNEVIGNLSFAQLVEIALLKKDELKSKTLKSAVKQLLSTCKAMGVTVDGRKAEEVLRDVDGGKYDEIINKFEKQWQQ
- a CDS encoding 50S ribosomal protein L1, which translates into the protein MSAVINKETLQAKIAEALKAGKPRRFKQSVELIVVLKGVDLSKPENRINLLVELPHPPKPNKIAAFAHGAFEVSAKNAGVDSIITRDQVEGLSGNKRAIRKLAKQYDFFIAPPDLMPLLGRVVGPIFGPRGKMPEVVPPNVDVKSVVERLRKAVRVRFRNEPVVKVRIGSEGQSPKEILENALVVLEEVNRKFPLRQYLKDLYFKKTMGPPVKVRAVEALVK
- a CDS encoding 50S ribosomal protein L10, producing the protein MLAIGKRRYVRTRQYPARKVKIVSEATELLQKYPYVFLFDLHGLSSRILHEYRYRLRRYGVIKIIKPTLFKIAFTKVYGGIPAEIAEKVRGEVGFFFTSFNPAEVIKIVAENSVRRAAQPGDKAPFDIVVPAGPTNASPGPIISKFGKLKIPTRVQEGKIWIAKDTVVAKAGQEITPEMAEVLRVVGIEPIFEQLRLLGVIWRGQRFVDISELIIDVNKYKELFETASVYARNLALNIVYPTREVLQAVIPAAHMRAVALAAKLGVVTRETLPALLSRAVAEANALAAVVAAKAPDLGISVSLPQTAAPQQTPQPTEAPKEEAQEEKKEGPSEEEIAGSLASLF
- the mvk gene encoding mevalonate kinase, encoding MVKIFVPAAVKLFGEHAVVYGKPAISAAINKGVYVECEKSDKLSIETAGYPSALRFYPGEGRVEAVGAERFFAYINAALRLAEEKWGGLAARFYIKSELPPGAGAATSAAVSIGLLKAYALCAGGDVEGIELAKMGHRVELEVQGIASPMDSTTVTLGGVLKIKTNPFSVDKLNANLPPFYIAFLPRFETTGEIVRGVKALLERRRSAAFVIEAIGRVVEEAEQCLLNRDLECVGELMGINNWLLGALGVVDERAINLLNAARPFIYGGKISGAGRGGAVILLPRSEDALERVLSASGYVYHKVTIYEGGVTVL
- the udp gene encoding uridine phosphorylase; the protein is MAQRPKIGQRAYHLLLAQGEIPRYVLLPGDPGRVPLIAKHWDEAREVARNREFVTYVGRYKGVSIGATSTGIGSGSTAIAVEELLYAGADTFIRVGTTGALWRHIKLGDLIIGAAAVRWDGASRWYAPPEYPAVAHWVVVNALVKAAESLGVRHHVGIVASTDSFYVGQERPGHGGFLPPWAKGLIEALRGLMVLSFEMESATIFTLASIYGARAGGVYAVIANRETDEFAPEVGVEEAIKVANEAVKILAEYDSKADLHT
- a CDS encoding RecB-family nuclease, translated to MELIVAIYNISSVPKMLEIAKITYGFGVRRLALIKVFGAAAQQIGDLFKLAFKMGGEVLVFNDINDAVDVLRPDVIFALGKPEKDARPIEKVEGRVMILVHGADLAFSPRELPQNAVMSYAVKKDVGSTGHLAIALYKLLES
- the nadC gene encoding carboxylating nicotinate-nucleotide diphosphorylase — its product is MIEARLFAFELLDELRKDLPFIDWASAALPGKTIEACVVAKAEGVAAGVDEAAEFLKLLGFQITLRLPEGAEIKPGVKILCFRGEASEALKVERVLLNLLMHASGIATYTRKLVAKAKSANPRVIVAATRKTLPFLRYIEKKAVWIGGGDPHRFSLSDSTLFKDNHRKFIPLEHMASSKRPFVHKAEVEVNTAEDAVRAAEMGFDIIMLDNMTPEEVERAAKLLAERGLRGRVILEASGNITEDNIHLYAPYVDVISVGRLTHSAPALDMSLEVYDDKVKVGLIGYGRLGKALVELVRDDRDLEFVAVYDTDKEKCIEAEKSRGIRCVSTIDELIALSEVIVEAASAQAVLEYGCKILEAGRHLIVASVGALSKLPKCGRGYVFAISGAAGGVDIVASTRGAVKHVVHKAAFRVAESGEAEELYWKYPQSLNLSMTYKLAGAERVEVELRGDAPEDRIIHEVEIVHKWGRVYIKAENYAKGTTSYSAALSLYNTLRNVAKFLRGSRIIIGTFAVL
- the nadA gene encoding quinolinate synthase NadA, with amino-acid sequence MLKEEVLRLKREKNAVILAHNYQLPEVKDVADFIGDSLNLSMEAARTKADIIVFAGVYFMAETAAILNPDKKVLIPDPGAGCSLASSVSAADVLEWRRRHPNGVVVAYINTYAEVKAVSDYVCTSANCLKIIEAIPSDRPVLFLPDKYLGLYIKAKTGREIDIWDGECHVHAKITSPKITAKIKLYRDAEVLIHPECGCGTACLLELPKMGLSPKFLSTEGMVKYVKQSPARRFIIATEVGIIDRLEREAPGKEYIPAAEDAICEYMKLITLDKVHRSLKEEIYRVVVPEDIAKKARLAIERMFEFA